One region of Carboxydocella sporoproducens DSM 16521 genomic DNA includes:
- a CDS encoding nucleotidyltransferase family protein, with product MRFGLEQRIIEKIVSVIDMCKVVQKAVIFGSRARGDFRYNSDIDIAIYMDGKPYPGFFADLDNAAEIYKINVIDMASVTNEKLRQNIEREGIEIYRRNN from the coding sequence ATGAGATTCGGCCTGGAACAGAGGATTATTGAAAAAATTGTTTCAGTAATAGATATGTGCAAGGTAGTACAAAAAGCTGTTATTTTTGGGTCCAGGGCGAGAGGTGATTTCCGGTATAACTCCGATATAGATATTGCAATATATATGGACGGTAAACCCTATCCGGGATTTTTTGCTGATCTTGATAATGCTGCTGAAATATATAAAATTAATGTGATTGATATGGCCAGCGTTACCAATGAAAAACTGAGGCAAAATATTGAAAGGGAAGGGATTGAAATATACAGAAGAAATAATTAA
- a CDS encoding nucleotidyltransferase substrate binding protein gives MDKGKVKEKLHNYTRAVERLRESLARDENDDIVLDGVIQRFEFTYELSWKLLKAYLAYTGIAEVRTPREAFKEAFAAGLIVDGDIWLEMIDDRNLTSHTYDETEARRIFERIRNKYFRELSKLKEIISKEMEQ, from the coding sequence AATTACATAATTACACAAGAGCAGTAGAAAGGTTGCGGGAATCGCTGGCCAGAGATGAAAACGATGATATTGTTCTGGATGGCGTAATTCAGAGGTTTGAATTTACTTATGAGTTGTCCTGGAAATTATTGAAAGCATATTTGGCCTATACTGGTATAGCTGAGGTCAGAACACCCAGGGAGGCCTTTAAGGAGGCTTTTGCAGCAGGTTTGATAGTAGACGGCGATATCTGGTTGGAGATGATTGATGACAGAAATCTGACATCCCATACCTATGATGAAACTGAAGCCAGACGTATTTTTGAAAGAATAAGAAACAAGTACTTCAGAGAATTGTCCAAACTTAAAGAAATTATCAGCAAGGAGATGGAACAATGA